The following proteins come from a genomic window of Polyangiaceae bacterium:
- a CDS encoding serine/threonine protein kinase, translating to MSEAQRYQIVELIAAGGMAEVYRGESAGIEGFRKKVAIKRVLPKLSANREFINMFLDEARLGAYLNHSRCVQVFDIGQGAGSHFIVMEYVDGADLKDVLEFLNQRGERMHVEVACRIALDVAEGLAYAHQACDNSGRPLEIVHRDISPHNVLITRFGEVKLVDFGLAKASSHLTAEDEDIVKGKFGYLAPEVTLGQKADRRVDIFAAGILLWEMLAGRRLFLGASDVETFKLVREANIPDPRQFRPDISEDVVRVLARALAKDPEQRYRTADEMARDLSVVMQHLPRVAIYLDIAGLVRAAAEERDKKRKAQGKDRAGVIGDLILETLHEFSGADAFDEEPSKLGTPGVEAGGGDFVDPSSWGLDALFEEPAKPAPPPPPQAQAAAAPPPPPKAAPPPPPPRERMQKPPEKKEGPFWRRWFGS from the coding sequence ATGAGCGAAGCCCAGCGCTACCAGATCGTCGAGCTCATCGCCGCGGGCGGCATGGCCGAGGTGTACCGCGGAGAGAGCGCGGGCATCGAGGGCTTCCGCAAAAAGGTCGCCATCAAGCGCGTGCTGCCGAAGCTCAGCGCGAACCGCGAGTTCATCAACATGTTCTTGGACGAGGCGCGCCTCGGGGCGTACCTCAACCACTCTCGCTGCGTGCAGGTGTTCGACATCGGCCAGGGCGCAGGCTCCCACTTCATCGTGATGGAGTACGTGGACGGCGCGGACCTCAAGGACGTGCTGGAGTTCCTGAATCAGCGCGGGGAGCGCATGCACGTGGAGGTCGCCTGCCGCATCGCCTTGGACGTAGCGGAAGGGCTCGCCTACGCACACCAGGCTTGCGACAACTCCGGGAGGCCGCTCGAGATCGTCCATCGGGACATCTCGCCCCACAACGTGCTGATTACCCGCTTCGGTGAGGTCAAGCTCGTGGACTTCGGCTTGGCCAAGGCCAGCTCTCACCTCACGGCGGAAGACGAAGACATCGTGAAGGGGAAGTTCGGCTACCTGGCGCCGGAGGTGACGCTGGGCCAAAAAGCGGATCGCCGGGTGGACATCTTCGCGGCCGGCATCCTGCTATGGGAAATGCTGGCCGGCCGCCGCCTGTTCCTCGGCGCGTCGGACGTGGAGACGTTCAAGCTCGTCCGCGAAGCGAACATCCCCGACCCGCGACAGTTTCGTCCAGACATCAGCGAGGACGTGGTGCGCGTGCTCGCCCGCGCCTTGGCGAAGGATCCCGAGCAGCGCTACCGGACCGCCGACGAAATGGCGAGAGACCTCAGTGTGGTGATGCAACACCTGCCCCGCGTCGCCATCTACTTGGACATCGCGGGTCTCGTGCGGGCCGCCGCGGAGGAGCGGGACAAGAAGAGGAAGGCCCAAGGCAAGGACCGCGCTGGCGTCATCGGAGATCTGATCCTCGAGACCCTCCACGAGTTCTCGGGCGCGGACGCCTTCGACGAAGAGCCGTCCAAGCTCGGAACGCCCGGCGTGGAAGCTGGCGGCGGAGATTTCGTCGACCCCAGCTCCTGGGGCCTGGACGCCTTGTTCGAAGAGCCGGCAAAGCCCGCCCCGCCCCCACCGCCGCAAGCGCAGGCCGCCGCGGCGCCTCCGCCCCCGCCCAAGGCAGCGCCGCCCCCGCCGCCGCCACGGGAACGCATGCAAAAGCCCCCGGAGAAGAAGGAAGGCCCATTCTGGCGTCGTTGGTTCGGTAGCTGA
- a CDS encoding GIY-YIG nuclease family protein, whose amino-acid sequence MDYWFVYIARCSDDTLYTGVAVDVKERIALHNAGKGARYTRGRGPLTVCATRRCRSKGEALRLEHAVKRLSRAEKLRLTQGRRLSAFARELSRQEC is encoded by the coding sequence ATGGACTATTGGTTCGTCTACATAGCCCGCTGCAGCGACGACACGCTATACACTGGCGTCGCGGTGGACGTAAAAGAGCGCATCGCCCTCCACAACGCCGGCAAGGGCGCCCGCTACACTCGCGGCCGAGGCCCGCTCACGGTGTGCGCTACGCGCCGCTGCCGGTCCAAGGGGGAAGCGCTGCGGCTGGAGCACGCCGTGAAGCGCCTGTCTCGAGCGGAAAAGCTGCGGCTCACGCAGGGGCGCCGCTTGAGCGCTTTCGCTCGCGAGCTATCGCGTCAAGAGTGCTAA
- a CDS encoding formylglycine-generating enzyme family protein, producing MRSALFTFSALLVLGCAATDDDTGKGTGGLGGAGAVGVDAGTGGVAGAGGSAGVDAGGGSAGADAGGSAGAEAGGAGGSTPCPSGKGPTMVSVGGYCIDSTEVTNAQYAEFLDQSPETSGQPAACAFNSSFVPSSSWPNAAQPNRPVVYVDWCDAYAYCLWAGKRLCGKIGGGANAYADVSDPFKSQWMGACSSSGFKKYPYGNVYAPATCNGVDYAAGHALDAGELEGCEGGTPGIFDMSGNVWEWEDSCQTDSGAQDQCRVRGGSYWFNGETDLTCENPNANDRDTKNDIYGFRCCAP from the coding sequence ATGCGAAGCGCGCTCTTCACGTTCTCGGCTCTGCTTGTGCTGGGCTGTGCAGCGACGGACGACGACACCGGAAAGGGCACCGGTGGTCTCGGCGGAGCAGGCGCGGTAGGCGTGGATGCCGGGACCGGAGGTGTCGCCGGCGCCGGAGGGAGCGCGGGGGTGGACGCCGGAGGCGGCAGTGCCGGCGCCGATGCCGGCGGTAGTGCGGGGGCGGAGGCCGGCGGGGCCGGCGGGTCGACGCCCTGCCCGAGCGGCAAGGGTCCCACGATGGTCAGCGTGGGCGGCTACTGCATCGACAGCACCGAGGTCACCAACGCGCAGTACGCCGAGTTCCTCGACCAGAGTCCCGAAACGTCCGGCCAACCCGCCGCCTGTGCCTTCAACTCGAGCTTCGTGCCCAGCTCCAGCTGGCCGAATGCAGCGCAGCCGAACCGACCCGTGGTGTACGTGGATTGGTGCGATGCCTACGCCTACTGCCTGTGGGCCGGCAAGCGCCTGTGCGGCAAGATCGGTGGAGGAGCGAACGCTTACGCGGACGTGAGCGATCCGTTCAAGAGCCAGTGGATGGGGGCGTGCTCTTCGAGCGGGTTCAAGAAGTACCCGTACGGCAACGTGTACGCACCCGCGACCTGCAACGGCGTGGACTACGCGGCGGGGCATGCACTGGACGCGGGAGAGCTCGAGGGCTGCGAGGGTGGCACCCCGGGCATCTTCGACATGAGCGGCAACGTGTGGGAGTGGGAAGACTCCTGCCAGACCGACAGCGGCGCTCAAGACCAGTGCCGAGTGCGCGGAGGCTCGTACTGGTTCAACGGCGAGACGGACCTCACCTGCGAAAACCCGAACGCGAACGATCGCGACACCAAGAACGACATCTACGGATTCCGCTGCTGCGCCCCGTGA